The genomic interval TTGTTCACGTCGCCCCCGCGAAGGCGGGGTCCGCTGACGGCCTCGCGCAACGTCGCATCAGGATGCCGGCGGCCCCCGCCTTCGCGGGCAACGATATTTCCTTGATGAAGAAAGAACGGCCTTTCGACAAGCTCAGGGCGAACGGGACCGGAATGGTGCGCAATAATCTTGCAATATCGCGCAACCCATGCCATATGATGGTGCAGCGCAGCATGGCGGGTCCTTCCCGCCGCAACCACCGGCAGCGTGATTTTCCCGCCCGAGAAAGGCGCGGGACGAGCCGGACCGGCGCTTTGTCCCCAGAGGCACCCTTTCACGCGGGTCGTTTCGAACCCGCGGCCGTGCGCCGTCCGTTCGATGCGAGCGGACGCTGTGCGCGTCGCCCATTGTGAGTAATTATGACGACTTTCAACGACTTTGGCCTGCACGCCGACATCAATCGCGCGCTTGCCGCCAAAAACTATACCCAGCCGACGCCGATCCAGCTTCAGGCGATCCCCGTGCTCAAGCAGGGCCGCGACCTCTGCGGTATCGCGCAGACCGGCACCGGCAAGACCGCGGCCTTTTCGCTGCCGTCGATCCACCACCTGCTGACCTATCCGCATGGCGCGAATCCGCGCAGCTGCCGGATGCTCGTCCTCTCGCCGACGCGCGAGCTTGCGGCGCAGATCGCGCAGAGCTGCCGCGACTATGGCCGCTTCACCAAGCTCAGCATCTCGACCGTCTTTGGCGGCGTGCCGATCAACCGGCAGATCCGCGACCTTGCAAAGGGCGTCGACATCCTCGTCGCGACGCCGGGCCGGCTGCTCGACCTGATCGACCAGCGCGCGCTGCGTCTCGACGACGTCGAAATCTTCGTCCTCGACGAAGCCGACCAGATGATGGACATGGGTTTCATCCACTCGCTGCGCCGCATCGCCAAGCTGCTCCCGTCGCGCCGCCAGAACCTCTTCTTCTCGGCGACGATGCCGCGGGAGATCGCGGGGCTCGCCGACCAGTTCCTCAACGATCCGGTCACCGTGTCGGTCACGCCGCAGGCGACGACCGCGGAAAAGATCCGCCAATATTCGACCTTCGTCGAGCAGAAGGAAAAGCAGGCGCTGCTGACCGCGGTGATCAATCGCGAGGACATCGACCGCGCGCTCATTTTCACCCGCACCAAGCATGGCGCCGACCGCGTCGTGCGCCATCTGGCGGGTGCGAA from uncultured Sphingopyxis sp. carries:
- a CDS encoding DEAD/DEAH box helicase; the encoded protein is MTTFNDFGLHADINRALAAKNYTQPTPIQLQAIPVLKQGRDLCGIAQTGTGKTAAFSLPSIHHLLTYPHGANPRSCRMLVLSPTRELAAQIAQSCRDYGRFTKLSISTVFGGVPINRQIRDLAKGVDILVATPGRLLDLIDQRALRLDDVEIFVLDEADQMMDMGFIHSLRRIAKLLPSRRQNLFFSATMPREIAGLADQFLNDPVTVSVTPQATTAEKIRQYSTFVEQKEKQALLTAVINREDIDRALIFTRTKHGADRVVRHLAGAKIKAMAIHGNKSQAARTRALSGFKDGNVAVLVATDIAARGIDVSGVSHVINFEIPNVPEQYVHRIGRTARAGAEGKAISFIAPDERTYMRDIERVTRTKSEPMPLPDNFSELVRNLPKPVQPPRDTGSKGRNPQRQREEAHRQRDGGQRDAGHRDGGQPRGDRGPRRDAPAADGQPQRKRRFRPRNKSVGAHKGAVKRVG